One Nostoc sp. CENA543 genomic window, AATCCAGAAAGCAGCATGGCAATTACAACAAGTTTGTGAAAATTTACCTACCAGACCAATTTCGGTTTGGGATAGTGAGTACGGGTGCGCTCCTTTCGTTTTGAAGACGAGTAATATTAAAGCAGACATTTTGGTACGTTTGCGTTCAAATCTTTGTTTATGGGGCGCACCACCACCATATTCTGGCAAGGGACGACCGAGAAAACATGGTGATAAATTTAAGTTGAATGATGCTTCGACATGGACTCAAGCCATTCAAACTATAGAAGTAAATCATCCAAAACTAGGACGTATCAAGGTGAGCTTGTGGTCAAATTTTCATTTTCGGAAAGCCGCTACACGTCCGATGTCCTTGATTCGGGTTGAGCGTCTTGATGAGCTTGGCAACTTGCGGGTGTCAAAACCTTTGTGGTTGGCTTGGCTGGGAGAACAAATGCCGCCTTTAGAAGAAGTTTGGCAACTCTACTTGCGGCGTTTTACTGTTGACCACTGGTATCGCTTTTTGAAGCAACGCTTACACTGGACTCTTCCCAAGCTACGTACCCCTAAGCAATGTGAGCGTTGGAGTGACTTAATGCCCATCATGACTTGGGAATTGTGGTTAGCCCGTGATATCGTTGCAGACAACCCTTTACCTTGGCAAAAGTTATTAGTTAGTTTGACTCCAGGTAGGGTTGCTCAGGCGATGGGAAGTATTTTAGCGACGATTGGTACTCCTGCCCGTCCGCCCAAACCTCGCGGAAAGTCCCCTGGCTGGAAGACTGGACAACCCCGACAACGTAGAATTCGCTATCCTGTTGTTAGAAAAACTACAACTAAGCCACGTAAGCAACAATCAGAATCTGCTTAAGATTGTCGATTTTTATGTCTAATGCCTATTTATTTTCAACTCAGCCTTCCTGGGTCATTTTTTGCTGCTTAGTCTAAACTCCAGTTAATTGCGATCGCTCTGAAGTTCTCAAACTCACCAAAGAAGAATATCAAAAATGGGCTGATCCAATTTCCAGGGGTTTTGAAGAATCTGCTCGTTTCCTTCATGGTCAAAAAATCTTTGATGCAGACGATTTAGCTTACCCCATCCAATTAGTGATTCTGAGTACCATTTTTACCATTCTCGGAGAGCGTTCCCGTTCTTTGCAAGCACGTTCTATGCTGGAACGCTGGTTATGGTGTGGGATGTTTGGTGAAGTATATACACGTTGGTATGAAGCACGAGCCGGACGAGACGTGATAGAAGTACCAGACTGGTTAGCAGGTGGCTCACTGCCGCTTACCATTGTGCAAGCAGATTTTTCTTTTGATAGGTTGATTAGCGTTAGAAAACGTTACGGTGCAGTCTATCAAGGATTAGCTGCTTTAGTACGACGTGAGGGGGCAATTGATTGGTGTACTGGGGAAGAAATCAATGATGTGATTTATTTTGAAGAACAGATAGATTCGCACCATATCTTCCCTGTGGCATGGTGTCGCAAAAAAGGCATTGAACCCAAAAAATATAACTGCTTGATTAACCGTACACCTTTAAGTGCCAAAACCAACAAAAAAATTGGGAGTAAAGCACCTTCTCTTTATTTAGAGGAGTTTGAACTTTCTGGGACATCAGCCAAAAGACTGGATGAAATACTGCGATCGCACGCTATATCCCCAAAAACTTTGCGAAGAGATGACTTTGAAGCCTTTTTCCAGATGCGAGCAAACAATTTGCTGACGCTAATTGGCAAGGCTATGGGCAAGAGTTTAAGTTTTGAATCCTCAGAGGATTTTGTTCGAGATTGTCATAACGGGAATGGCAGAGAGTATAAGTTGCATCCCGAAATTATCACTAACTATTAAGTCATCAGGCTCAGAATAGCCTACTTTACACCCTCTCTATAGGACTTTGTGGCCAACATATTTCTCAATTCTCCTAACTTTGTTTGTCTGAGGATTCTTTCTTTTTTAACCAATCTCTAATTGCCTCCTCTAAAGCCGCAGTCTGTGTTACTTCCAGACGCGCACAGGCGATTTCAAACGCGATTTTTAAGTCTTTAGGGAGTCTCCCCCGAACTTCTCTAGTTTCTTCTGCCATCCTAATTTGAAGTCAAAGTTTGCGGCTTTCATTTTTACACAGCCTCTGAGTAAAAAAACATTTGCGCTATTGCGTCATTGCGCTATTGCGGTATAATGCAAAAACAACAAAAACCTCGTCAGTTCCATCGAATCTACAAAGCGGAGGACACCATGAGCATTATTACAATTCAATGCCGCCTGGTTGCAGAAGAAGAAACCCTCCGCAAACTCTGGGAACTGATGACTGACAAAAACACACCACTTATAAATGAACTGTTGGCACAGGTAGGACAACACCCAGACTTTGAAAATTGGCTAGAAAAAGGCAAAATACCTACTGAATTACTCAAAACACTTGTTAACTCCCTCAAAACTCAAGAGCGTTTTTCTGGTCAACCTGGACGCTTTTACACCTCAGCGATCGCTCTAGTAGATTATGTATATAAATCTTGGTTCGCCTTACAAAAACGAAAAAAGCGGCAAATAGAAGGGAAAGAACGTTGGCTGACAATTCTCAAAAGTGATCTACAACTCGAACAAGAAAGCCAATGTAGCTTAAACGCAATTCGTACTAAAGCCAACGAAATCCTTACTAAACTTACTCCCCAGTCCGAGCAGAATAAAAACCAGAGAAAGAGCAAAAGAACTAAAAAATCTGCAAAGTTACAAAAATCTTCACTTTTCCAAATTCTTTTAAACACTTACGAAGAAACACAAGACGCTCTTACTCGTTGTGCGATCGCATATCTGCTCAAAAATAATTGTCAAATTAGTGAACTCGACGAAGATTTAGAAGCATTTACTCGACATAAGCGCAAAAAAGAAATAGAAATTCAGCGATTGAAAGACCAACTTCAAAGTCGCATACCTAAAGGTAGAGATTTAACAGGGGAAGAGTGGTTCAAGATTTTAGAAATTGCTACAGGCAATGTACCTCAAAATGAAAATGAAGCAAAAGCTTGGCAAGCAGCACTTTTAAGAAAATCTGCTGATGTCCCCTTTCCTGTGGCTTACGGATCTGGCGAAGATATGACATGGTTGCAAAATGACAAAGGTCGTCTCTTCGTTCGATTCAATGGTTTGGGAAAGCTGACCTTTGAGATTTACTGCGATAAGCGTCATTTGCATTACTTTAAACGCTTCCTAGAAGATCAAGAAATTAAACGCAATAGTAAAGATGAATACTCAAGCAGTTTGTTCACTCTCCGTTCGGGAAGGCTTGTTTGGTTGCCAAGAGAAAAAAAAGGTGAAGCCTGGAAAGTAAATCAACTTAATCTTTTCTGTGCTTTAGATACTCGGACGTTGACTAATGAAGGAACTCAACAGGTAATTCTTGAGAAAAGCGCAAAAATTACCAAAAAGCTAACTAAAGCAAAACAGAAAGATGACCTGAATGATAAACAACAAGCTTTTATTACTCGTCAGCAATCCACGCTAGATATGATTAATAACCCTTTCCCTCGTCCCACTAAACCTAATTATCAAGGTCAACCCTCAATCTCAGTTGGTGTTAGTTTGGGTCTAGAAAAGCCAGTAACATTAGCTGTAGTAGATGTTGTTAAAAATGAAGTTTTAGCCTATCGCAGTGTCAAACAACTACTTGGCAAAAACTACAACCTTCTCAATCGCCAGCGACAACAACAGCAACGCCTATCTCACGAACGCCACAAAGCTCAGAAACGAAATGCGCCAAACTCCTTTGGTGAATCAGAGCTAGGACAATATGTGGATAGATTATTGGCTGATGGGATTGTGGCGATCGCCAAAACCTATCAAGCAAGCAGCATAGTTATTCCAAAACTCCGCGATATGCGTGAGCAAATCAGTAGTGAAATTCAATCCAGAGCAGAAAAGAAATGTCCTGGTTACAAGGAAGCTCAACAAAAATACGCCAAAGAGTACCGCATGAGTGTTCATCGCTGGAGTTACGGTCGATTAATTGAAAGTATTAAATCCCAAGCTTCAAAAGCCGGAATTTCTACTGAAATTGGTACACAGCCAATCAGAGGTAGTCCACAAGAAAAAGCGCGAGATTTAGCCGTCTTTGCATACCAAGAACGTCAAGCCGCTTTAATTTAATTCACTAATCCGAACCTTGAAAATATAATATTTTTATAACAGTGCCGCAGTTCATGCTCTTTTGAGCCAATGTACTGTGAAAAATCTGGGTTAGTTTGGCAGTTGGAAGATTGTCATGCTTTCTGACCCTGGTAGCTGCCCGCTTCTGATGCTGCCATCTGTAGCAATCTATGGATGGGATAGGTGCGCTCCCAGCAATAAGGAGTAAGGCTTTCAGCTGTAGCCGTTATTTATAACGGTGTGGATTACCACAGTGGTGGCTACTGAATCACCCCCTTCGTCGGGGGAATCCTCCCAAATATTTTTCTGGCGAATCAAAGCGGGGTCAAAAACCCTGGAGACTTGCCAAATTCTGAAAACCCTTGTCCTGTATTGAATTAAGAAATTACTGCGTCAATCGATTTACTTTT contains:
- a CDS encoding NF041680 family putative transposase, giving the protein MNRAKLEEFRQAAYNYLGRAHDATFELMDAILLTRNAYSLADLSLSPAFRRKWSSIYEALQDSRPQRQKLMQLYIKQMPHQGRPLLAGDHTAWPRPDAVTLQERTIEHSSVSMGGDKPITIGQGYSTIAWIPESSGSWALPLRHERITSWESPIQKAAWQLQQVCENLPTRPISVWDSEYGCAPFVLKTSNIKADILVRLRSNLCLWGAPPPYSGKGRPRKHGDKFKLNDASTWTQAIQTIEVNHPKLGRIKVSLWSNFHFRKAATRPMSLIRVERLDELGNLRVSKPLWLAWLGEQMPPLEEVWQLYLRRFTVDHWYRFLKQRLHWTLPKLRTPKQCERWSDLMPIMTWELWLARDIVADNPLPWQKLLVSLTPGRVAQAMGSILATIGTPARPPKPRGKSPGWKTGQPRQRRIRYPVVRKTTTKPRKQQSESA
- the cas12k gene encoding type V CRISPR-associated protein Cas12k (Type V-K CRISPR systems have also been known as with the large Cas12k protein, has also been known as type V-U5, and Cas12k as C2c5.), translated to MSIITIQCRLVAEEETLRKLWELMTDKNTPLINELLAQVGQHPDFENWLEKGKIPTELLKTLVNSLKTQERFSGQPGRFYTSAIALVDYVYKSWFALQKRKKRQIEGKERWLTILKSDLQLEQESQCSLNAIRTKANEILTKLTPQSEQNKNQRKSKRTKKSAKLQKSSLFQILLNTYEETQDALTRCAIAYLLKNNCQISELDEDLEAFTRHKRKKEIEIQRLKDQLQSRIPKGRDLTGEEWFKILEIATGNVPQNENEAKAWQAALLRKSADVPFPVAYGSGEDMTWLQNDKGRLFVRFNGLGKLTFEIYCDKRHLHYFKRFLEDQEIKRNSKDEYSSSLFTLRSGRLVWLPREKKGEAWKVNQLNLFCALDTRTLTNEGTQQVILEKSAKITKKLTKAKQKDDLNDKQQAFITRQQSTLDMINNPFPRPTKPNYQGQPSISVGVSLGLEKPVTLAVVDVVKNEVLAYRSVKQLLGKNYNLLNRQRQQQQRLSHERHKAQKRNAPNSFGESELGQYVDRLLADGIVAIAKTYQASSIVIPKLRDMREQISSEIQSRAEKKCPGYKEAQQKYAKEYRMSVHRWSYGRLIESIKSQASKAGISTEIGTQPIRGSPQEKARDLAVFAYQERQAALI